In one window of Methanosarcina vacuolata Z-761 DNA:
- a CDS encoding DUF3786 domain-containing protein produces MNSGYEQIYENLIPKLSKCDFFEVAERLGLSLHPDGALSVNFLGREYEISSRGINPTDGKPFDVNNLSVLAYYSLSKGMGEPAFSYMPISNLAGTGITFSTNTKWMTDPLGKIFSGDYATFSETMCKLGGVFNGKLKSGGYSWLLKALPKILLQIVYYDGDDEFPCEVQVLFDKNASCFLEFECLAFLEGCLIRAMIMTTKTEDTTGWV; encoded by the coding sequence ATGAATAGTGGTTATGAACAAATTTATGAAAACCTCATACCCAAATTGAGCAAATGCGATTTTTTTGAAGTTGCCGAACGGCTTGGCCTGTCTCTTCACCCGGACGGTGCTCTATCTGTCAATTTTCTTGGCCGAGAGTATGAGATAAGTTCTCGCGGTATTAATCCGACTGACGGTAAGCCGTTTGATGTCAACAACCTCAGTGTTCTGGCTTACTATTCATTGTCCAAAGGTATGGGTGAACCTGCATTTTCATATATGCCGATTTCTAATCTTGCCGGTACAGGAATAACATTCAGCACAAATACAAAATGGATGACTGATCCGCTTGGTAAAATATTCAGTGGAGATTATGCAACATTCAGTGAAACCATGTGCAAATTAGGCGGGGTTTTTAATGGCAAGCTGAAATCTGGCGGTTATTCGTGGCTTCTGAAAGCATTGCCTAAAATCCTTCTCCAAATCGTTTATTATGATGGAGACGATGAATTTCCTTGTGAAGTTCAGGTTCTGTTTGATAAAAATGCTTCATGCTTTCTGGAATTTGAATGTCTGGCTTTTTTAGAGGGATGCCTTATAAGAGCGATGATTATGACAACCAAAACAGAAGATACAACCGGGTGGGTGTGA
- the pylD gene encoding 3-methylornithyl-N6-L-lysine dehydrogenase PylD: MAIKMALLTPNDLININRQLQEADSVVQKVTGLDIKDVCQALYGTSPLSEKVGIVPVTSGNGIIGNFSASLHAITQYFGFDSFVTDMPDVSGYYEAVQNGAEIILMADDHTFLAHNIKNGKMANNQPCTGVIYAEIASRYLKADSKDVLVMGLGKVGFPGAAQLVQKGFRVYGYDPDARLLKRAVSDLGVIPLDPANPKKFSTIFEATPCANTIPEAVLSENCVLSTPGIPCAISEELRKKYDVQLVAEPLGIGTASMLYSVL, from the coding sequence ATGGCGATAAAAATGGCACTTTTAACCCCAAATGATTTGATAAATATTAATAGACAACTTCAGGAAGCCGACTCTGTCGTGCAAAAAGTAACAGGGCTTGATATAAAAGACGTCTGTCAAGCTCTCTACGGTACTTCCCCGCTCTCCGAAAAAGTAGGTATCGTGCCTGTAACTTCAGGAAATGGGATAATAGGAAACTTTTCTGCTTCCCTGCATGCAATTACGCAGTATTTCGGATTTGACAGTTTTGTTACGGATATGCCGGATGTTAGCGGCTATTATGAAGCTGTGCAGAACGGAGCCGAGATCATCCTTATGGCAGACGACCACACTTTCCTTGCCCATAACATCAAAAATGGAAAAATGGCCAATAATCAACCCTGCACAGGTGTAATTTATGCTGAGATCGCTTCCAGATACCTGAAAGCCGACTCAAAGGACGTACTTGTTATGGGGCTTGGAAAGGTAGGTTTTCCCGGAGCAGCCCAACTTGTGCAGAAAGGCTTCAGGGTTTACGGGTATGATCCTGATGCAAGACTCCTTAAGAGAGCTGTTTCAGACCTCGGGGTTATCCCACTCGATCCTGCAAATCCAAAAAAGTTTTCCACTATTTTCGAGGCGACCCCATGCGCAAACACGATTCCTGAGGCCGTACTTTCGGAGAATTGCGTGCTTTCAACTCCAGGAATTCCCTGCGCAATTTCTGAAGAGCTTCGAAAGAAATACGACGTTCAACTTGTAGCTGAGCCCCTTGGAATAGGAACGGCATCAATGCTGTATTCTGTGCTTTAA
- the pylC gene encoding 3-methylornithine--L-lysine ligase PylC has product MKTICLVGGKLQGFEAAYLSKKAGMKVVLVDKNPQALIRNYADEFYCFDVIKEPEKLLELSQKVDAILPVNENLACIEFLNSIKEKFSCPVLFDFEAYRISRDKKRSKDYFKSIGVPTPQDRPSSPPYFVKPPCESSSVGARIIYEDKELEALEPDMLVEEYVEGEVVSLEVVGDGSHFAVVKETLVHIDETYDCHMVTPLPANPLFRQISHALAANLPLKGIMDVEAIFSPKGLRVIEIDARFPSQTPTAVYYSSGINLIELLFHAFTDGVEEIKSLPEKKYCIYEHLLLGENGVLVPVGEQVLSMGSDYGKFYEEPGIEIFLCKGENPVFTLIFWGKDREETGAKKCKGLSVLKERFGAIL; this is encoded by the coding sequence TTGAAAACAATCTGTCTTGTAGGCGGGAAACTCCAGGGCTTCGAAGCTGCGTATCTATCTAAAAAAGCCGGAATGAAAGTAGTTCTGGTGGATAAAAATCCACAGGCCCTCATCCGTAATTACGCGGATGAATTTTACTGTTTTGATGTAATAAAGGAACCTGAAAAACTCCTTGAGCTCTCACAAAAGGTTGATGCTATACTTCCTGTGAACGAAAATCTGGCCTGCATCGAATTTCTGAATTCAATAAAAGAAAAATTCTCCTGCCCGGTACTTTTCGATTTTGAAGCTTATCGGATAAGCAGGGATAAAAAACGCTCAAAAGATTATTTTAAGTCCATAGGAGTCCCAACTCCGCAGGACCGGCCCTCCAGCCCTCCTTATTTTGTAAAGCCTCCCTGTGAAAGCAGCAGTGTGGGCGCCAGGATAATTTATGAGGACAAAGAGCTTGAGGCCCTTGAACCTGACATGCTGGTTGAGGAATATGTGGAAGGCGAAGTTGTTTCTCTCGAAGTTGTCGGGGATGGAAGTCATTTCGCCGTGGTAAAAGAGACCCTGGTCCATATAGACGAAACTTATGACTGCCACATGGTAACTCCACTTCCTGCGAATCCTTTATTCAGGCAGATCTCCCATGCTCTTGCAGCAAATCTTCCCTTGAAAGGTATTATGGACGTGGAAGCAATCTTCAGCCCAAAAGGTCTCAGGGTAATCGAAATCGATGCCCGTTTCCCAAGCCAGACCCCGACAGCAGTTTACTATTCTTCAGGAATCAACCTGATAGAACTTCTTTTCCACGCCTTTACTGACGGTGTTGAGGAAATCAAATCTCTTCCAGAAAAAAAATACTGCATTTACGAGCACCTACTGCTCGGAGAAAACGGTGTTCTTGTTCCTGTTGGAGAACAGGTACTTTCCATGGGTAGCGACTATGGAAAATTCTACGAAGAACCCGGCATTGAGATTTTTCTTTGCAAAGGAGAAAATCCGGTATTTACCCTGATCTTCTGGGGTAAGGACAGGGAAGAAACCGGAGCAAAAAAATGCAAAGGACTTTCGGTTCTAAAGGAGCGTTTCGGAGCGATTTTATGA
- the pylB gene encoding methylornithine synthase PylB encodes MIQKMALDEFDSLGEKVIEGYQLTDNDLRALLSLESIEDLERLYSAARKVRDHYFGNRVFLNCFIYFSTYCKNQCSFCYYNCRNEINRYRLTMEEIKETCKTLKGAGFHMVDLTMGEDPYYYEDPNRFVELVQVVKEELGLPIMISPGLMDNATLLKAREKGANFLALYQETYDTELYRKLRVGQSFDGRVNARRFAKNQGYCVEDGILTGVGNDIESTILSLRGMSTNDPDMVRVMTFLPQEGTPLEDFRDKSNLSELKIISVLRLMFPKRLIPASLDLEGIDGMVRRLNAGANIVTSILPPDSQLEGVANYDRGLKERDRDIKSVIQRLETMGMKPARQADFEAVLGC; translated from the coding sequence TTGATCCAAAAAATGGCACTTGATGAATTTGACAGTTTGGGAGAAAAAGTCATTGAAGGGTATCAATTAACTGATAACGACCTGAGGGCTCTTCTTTCCCTTGAATCCATAGAAGATCTGGAAAGGCTCTATTCTGCAGCCCGAAAAGTAAGAGATCATTATTTTGGCAACAGGGTATTTCTTAATTGTTTCATTTATTTCTCCACTTACTGTAAAAATCAATGCTCCTTTTGCTACTATAACTGTCGAAACGAGATCAACCGCTATCGACTGACCATGGAAGAGATAAAAGAAACCTGCAAAACCCTGAAAGGAGCAGGTTTTCATATGGTTGACCTGACCATGGGGGAAGACCCCTATTACTATGAAGACCCGAACCGTTTCGTTGAGCTTGTCCAGGTAGTAAAAGAGGAACTTGGGCTTCCCATTATGATTTCTCCAGGCTTGATGGATAACGCTACTCTTCTCAAAGCCAGGGAAAAAGGAGCAAACTTCCTGGCCCTTTATCAGGAAACATATGACACCGAACTCTACCGGAAACTTAGAGTTGGGCAGTCATTCGATGGGCGTGTCAATGCACGCCGTTTTGCTAAAAATCAGGGGTATTGTGTAGAAGACGGAATACTCACCGGCGTTGGAAACGATATCGAATCCACCATTCTGTCCTTAAGGGGAATGAGCACAAACGATCCTGATATGGTCAGAGTTATGACTTTCCTGCCTCAGGAAGGAACTCCACTTGAAGATTTCAGGGATAAATCAAATCTCTCGGAACTGAAAATTATCTCTGTTCTCAGGTTAATGTTTCCCAAACGCCTCATCCCTGCCTCCCTTGACCTTGAAGGCATTGACGGCATGGTTCGCCGCTTAAATGCAGGGGCAAATATTGTTACTTCTATCCTCCCTCCCGATTCCCAACTGGAAGGCGTTGCAAACTATGACCGTGGACTTAAAGAACGGGATCGGGACATAAAAAGCGTGATCCAAAGGCTTGAAACCATGGGAATGAAACCTGCTCGGCAGGCTGACTTTGAGGCAGTCCTGGGGTGCTAG